One window from the genome of Cryptomeria japonica chromosome 6, Sugi_1.0, whole genome shotgun sequence encodes:
- the LOC131039685 gene encoding 12-oxophytodienoate reductase 7 yields the protein MGKGGISHEVQPGCPQDPADNTPQLLSPLQMGPMFSLSHRVVLAPVTRCRAIDNIPQACHVKFYSQRTTKGGLLISEANAVSPQAIGFPHSPGIFIEEQVMAWKKVVDAVHAKGGVIFCQLWHVGRASHTVYQPNGEAPISSTAKAISDEWSILMPGGSKSTYSPPRALSVSEIVAVVEEFRKAARNAMCAGFDGVEIHAAHGYLIDQFLKDGVNDRVDDYGGSLQNRCRFAMEVLDAVVGEIGAERTAIRVSPVIHHMGATDSDPLSLTSHLIGLLNSHPLAYLHMTEPRFTREGLKDDGAEGEMMTAAMWKMVKEEYKGRLMRSGGYSRETAMEAVSNGSADMISFGRLFISNPDLPLRFAIEAKLSKYDRSTFYTHDQVVGYSDYPFYIHTSPASNSKFDEHVDFRAEVESS from the exons ATGGGAAAAGGAGGAATTTCTCACGAAGTCCAACCTGGTTGTCCTCAAGATCCAGCGGATAACACTCCTCAACTTCTGTCACCCTTGCAGATGGGCCCGATGTTCAGCCTTTCCCACAG AGTTGTGTTGGCTCCTGTAACTCGGTGCCGCGCAATAGACAACATTCCTCAAGCTTGTCACGTGAAGTTTTATTCTCAGAGGACCACCAAAGGAGGTCTTCTCATCTCAGAGGCTAACGCCGTCTCACCTCAAGCTATTGG GTTTCCACATTCTCCTGGTATTTTCATTGAAGAACAAGTAATGGCGTGGAAAAAGGTTGTGGACGCCGTTCACGCTAAGGGCGGCGTAATTTTTTGCCAGCTCTGGCATGTCGGCAGGGCTTCGCACACAG TTTATCAGCCCAACGGAGAAGCACCAATATCGTCCACAGCCAAGGCAATATCAGACGAATGGAGCATCTTGATGCCCGGCGGATCTAAGTCCACTTACTCCCCCCCACGTGCGCTTTCTGTGTCTGAAATAGTGGCTGTGGTTGAAGAGTTTCGTAAGGCTGCGAGGAACGCCATGTGCGCGGGATTTGATGGCGTGGAAATACACGCCGCACACGGGTACCTGATCGACCAGTTCCTTAAGGACGGAGTAAACGACAGAGTGGACGACTACGGTGGGTCCCTGCAGAATAGATGCCGCTTTGCCATGGAGGTCTTGGACGCAGTGGTGGGGGAGATTGGCGCTGAACGCACCGCCATAAGAGTGTCGCCCGTTATACACCACATGGGCGCTACCGATTCCGACCCCCTTTCTCTCACCTCTCACTTAATCGGCCTGCTCAATTCGCATCCTCTGGCTTACCTGCACATGACAGAGCCCCGATTCACAAGAGAGGGCCTCAAAGACGATGGGGCAGAGGGCGAAATGATGACTGCCGCAATGTGGAAGATGGTGAAGGAGGAATACAAAGGAAGGCTTATGAGGAGTGGCGGATACAGCAGAGAGACTGCCATGGAAGCCGTGTCCAATGGTAGTGCAGATATGATATCCTTTGGTAGGCTGTTTATTTCGAATCCGGATCTGCCCCTGAGATTCGCTATTGAAGCGAAGCTCAGCAAGTATGACCGCTCTACTTTCTACACTCACGACCAGGTGGTTGGTTACAGTGATTACCCGTTTTACATCCATACTTCCCCTGCATCAAATTCAAAGTTTGATGAGCATGTTGACTTTAGAGCAGAGGTTGAATCATCATGA